The following are encoded in a window of Cucurbita pepo subsp. pepo cultivar mu-cu-16 chromosome LG12, ASM280686v2, whole genome shotgun sequence genomic DNA:
- the LOC111806979 gene encoding uncharacterized protein LOC111806979 isoform X3, translating to MIRDREFVPNLGTGYSNGSSRLEIGGGRPIYEAIPTDEIEAVTTRKPDAQNGTTIKFQLDPIPLAVANPPTKGAIEEQASYYTSLDNGTTGDRRVELRTENGNEVADLYLERIYEKPSSHNFYCPNCQACITKVIIRDREWVNNTVSAPIPTQVDKFRCTSCLSFLTPIGSWLFPSLVSPDPEEEVSSGPGGNFESIGTREESQVDKAPALAQSVDYVVTNKKEDDHAVTQAHPELKAANDERMIVQEETLSSKKGNNVENVVFREKETFQVQETGDHEESPVDRATVPDQSVDYAVADKNEGDNAVTLALPSLKITRDEGVIARETAVADQMQKIDYAVSDSTPSHPSLNTTIAEEGVVPDKGVKSKQGNEIESIKVEKPDPLLDSAETIYDRGIQDASIKKTQVLDQLVNFDIWTNDKALEAKVDSTEDLSIAKDSRKENTVENIVVGIPYTSHESNGSVLDVDNQTATVNKVQVQNQSNGLAVLSESQTDTKVNSTPGLPSLEAMMAETVTDTFDDKKGIDDENVVIGIPYPPSEPKRGLLDRFRLPLLLNKISVPDQSAAVAKTEIPKTPEPVEEATVLDSSPVSPSVGAPAAERVPYSAVGSREVEAGPVAITVDDSLDEQVEPESSKLNRWEIVKSIVYGGLAESITSLGIVASAASANTATGNIVALALANLISGLFILGHNLTGLKSEQFRRTANEADDREHVDRYEVVLGRRENYILHFVLAIFSFILFGLIPPLVYGFSFTKSNDKDFKLAAVAGASLLCIMLLALGKAYIQRPNRWDVYLKTVASYIVIAAGAGGFSYLAGDLIGKLINKYGWFEQSPAFNLSLPLPEMSLGKPAWGSS from the exons ATGATTAGGGACAGAGAATTTGTTCCAAATTTGG GTACTGGATATTCTAATGGATCTTCTCGGTTGGAAATTGGTGGTGGCCGTCCAATTTACGAAGCAATCCCCACTGATGAGATTGAAGCTGTCACCACAAGGAAACCAGACGCCCAAAATGGTACGACGATCAAGTTCCAGCTTGATCCGATCCCTTTAGCTGTTGCTAATCCACCAACCAAGGGGGCAATTGAGGAGCAGGCTTCATATTATACCTCTCTCGACAATGGGACTACTGGAGATAGAAGAGTGGAGTTGAGGacagaaaatggaaatgaagtgGCTGATTTATATCTTGAAAGGATATATGAGAAACCCAGCTCACATAATTTCTACTGTCCGAACTGTCAGGCTTGTATTACAAAGGTGATTATACGTGATAGGGAATGGGTAAATAATACTGTTTCTGCACCTATTCCTACTCAGGTTGATAAATTCAGATGCACCTCTTGCCTCAGTTTCCTCACCCCTATAG GTTCATGGCTCTTTCCTAGCTTGGTTTCTCCAGATCCTGAGGAAGAAGTTTCATCTGGACCAG GAGGTAACTTTGAAAGCATAGGGACCAGAGAAGAAAGTCAAGTTGATAAAGCTCCAGCTCTCGCTCAGTCAGTTGATTACGTAGTAActaataaaaaggaagatgaTCATGCTGTAACACAGGCTCATCCTGAACTTAAAGCAGCAAATGATGAGAGAATGATTGTACAAGAGGAAACATTGTCTAGCAAGAAAG GAAATAACGTTGAAAACGTAGTGTTCAGAGAAAAAGAGACATTTCAAGTGCAGGAAACAGGAGATCATGAAGAAAGTCCAGTTGATAGAGCAACAGTTCCTGATCAGTCAGTTGATTATGCAGTCGCTGACAAAAATGAAGGTGATAATGCTGTAACATTGGCTCTCCCTTCACTTAAAATAACACGCGATGAGGGAGTAATTGCACGAGAAACAGCAGTAGCTGATCAAATGCAAAAGATCGATTATGCTGTGTCTGATTCAACGCCATCTCATCCTTCACTTAACACAACAATTGCCGAGGAAGGGGTTGTACCAGATAAGGGAGTGAAAAGCAAACAAG GAAACGAAATTGAGAGCATCAAAGTTGAAAAACCAGACCCGCTGCTAGATTCAGCTGAAACAATATATGATCGAGGAATTCAAGATGcttccataaaaaaaacccaagtTCTTGATCAGCTggttaattttgatatatggACTAATGACAAAGCCCTGGAAGCTAAAGTAGATTCTACCGAAGATTTGAGCATTGCTAAGGACAGCAGGAAAG AAAATACCGTGGAGAATATTGTAGTTGGAATACCATACACATCGCATGAGTCAAATGGATCAGTGCTGGATGTAGATAATCAAACTGCAACAGTAAACAAAGTGCAAGTTCAGAATCAGTCAAATGGATTAGCAGTATTATCGGAGTCTCAAACTGACACTAAAGTTAATTCAACACCAGGTCTTCCTTCTCTTGAAGCAATGATGGCTGAGACTGTAACAGATACGTTTGATGACAAAAAAG GTATTGATGATGAGAATGTTGTGATTGGAATTCCATACCCACCCTCAGAGCCAAAGAGGGGGCTGCTTGATCGATTTAGGCTACCTTTGTTGTTGAACAAAATTTCTGTTCCTGATCAGTCAGCTGCAGTTGCTAAAACAGAGATCCCAAAAACTCCAGAACCTGTAGAAGAAGCTACTGTGCTTGATTCTTCCCCAGTTTCTCCTTCCGTCGGAGCTCCAGCTGCTGAGAGAGTACCGTACAGTGCAGTTGGCAGTCGCGAAG TTGAAGCAGGACCTGTGGCAATAACCGTTGATGATTCTTTGGATGAACAAGTAGAACCTGAATCAAGTAAGCTTAACAGGTGGGAAATTGTGAAAAGTATAGTTTACGGTGGTTTAGCTGAATCAATTACAAGCCTTGGCATCGTGGCATCTGCAGCAAGTGCCAATACCGCAACAG GGAACATTGTAGCTTTGGCGCTGGCAAACCTGATTAGTGGGCTTTTTATTCTTGGACATAAT TTGACAGGACTCAAGAGCGAACAGTTCAGAAGGACAGCTAATGAAGCAGACGATCGTGAACATGTAGACCGATATGAAGTAGTACTGGGAAGGCGTGAGAATTACATTCTACATTTTGTTCTCGCTATCTTCTCGTTCATACTCTTCGGCCTAATCCCCCCTCTCGTTTACGGCTTCTCATTCACCAAGAGCAATGACAAGGATTTCAAGCTTGCAGCAGTGGCAGGAGCATCTCTTTTATGCATCATGTTGCTTGCTCTTGGGAAGGCTTACATTCAGAGACCAAACAGGTGGGATGTGTACCTCAAAACAGTAGCATCTTACATCGTTATAGCTGCTGGGGCCGGAGGCTTCTCATACTTGGCCGGTGATTTGATTGGCAAGCTCATTAATAAATATGGTTGGTTTGAGCAAAGCCCTGCATTCA
- the LOC111806979 gene encoding uncharacterized protein LOC111806979 isoform X2, which produces MNGDKHLPEVEPVMMEEEEEEDEERTVLLRKSFRQHAQSSISSTDSDEMFSGDSEGLKFVIRDEQQQHQQQQEEKKGTGYSNGSSRLEIGGGRPIYEAIPTDEIEAVTTRKPDAQNGTTIKFQLDPIPLAVANPPTKGAIEEQASYYTSLDNGTTGDRRVELRTENGNEVADLYLERIYEKPSSHNFYCPNCQACITKVIIRDREWVNNTVSAPIPTQVDKFRCTSCLSFLTPIGSWLFPSLVSPDPEEEVSSGPGGNFESIGTREESQVDKAPALAQSVDYVVTNKKEDDHAVTQAHPELKAANDERMIVQEETLSSKKGNNVENVVFREKETFQVQETGDHEESPVDRATVPDQSVDYAVADKNEGDNAVTLALPSLKITRDEGVIARETAVADQMQKIDYAVSDSTPSHPSLNTTIAEEGVVPDKGVKSKQGNEIESIKVEKPDPLLDSAETIYDRGIQDASIKKTQVLDQLVNFDIWTNDKALEAKVDSTEDLSIAKDSRKENTVENIVVGIPYTSHESNGSVLDVDNQTATVNKVQVQNQSNGLAVLSESQTDTKVNSTPGLPSLEAMMAETVTDTFDDKKGIDDENVVIGIPYPPSEPKRGLLDRFRLPLLLNKISVPDQSAAVAKTEIPKTPEPVEEATVLDSSPVSPSVGAPAAERVPYSAVGSREGPVAITVDDSLDEQVEPESSKLNRWEIVKSIVYGGLAESITSLGIVASAASANTATGNIVALALANLISGLFILGHNLTGLKSEQFRRTANEADDREHVDRYEVVLGRRENYILHFVLAIFSFILFGLIPPLVYGFSFTKSNDKDFKLAAVAGASLLCIMLLALGKAYIQRPNRWDVYLKTVASYIVIAAGAGGFSYLAGDLIGKLINKYGWFEQSPAFNLSLPLPEMSLGKPAWGSS; this is translated from the exons ATGAACGGAGATAAGCATTTGCCAGAGGTGGAACCGGTCATgatggaggaagaggaggaggaggatgaagAGCGAACTGTTTTGCTGCGGAAGTCATTTCGTCAACACGCCCAATCTAGCATTTCTTCCACTGACAGCGACGAAATGTTCTCCGGGGATTCCGAGGGACTGAAATTCGTCATTCGAgatgaacaacaacaacatcaacaacaacaagaagaaaaaaaag GTACTGGATATTCTAATGGATCTTCTCGGTTGGAAATTGGTGGTGGCCGTCCAATTTACGAAGCAATCCCCACTGATGAGATTGAAGCTGTCACCACAAGGAAACCAGACGCCCAAAATGGTACGACGATCAAGTTCCAGCTTGATCCGATCCCTTTAGCTGTTGCTAATCCACCAACCAAGGGGGCAATTGAGGAGCAGGCTTCATATTATACCTCTCTCGACAATGGGACTACTGGAGATAGAAGAGTGGAGTTGAGGacagaaaatggaaatgaagtgGCTGATTTATATCTTGAAAGGATATATGAGAAACCCAGCTCACATAATTTCTACTGTCCGAACTGTCAGGCTTGTATTACAAAGGTGATTATACGTGATAGGGAATGGGTAAATAATACTGTTTCTGCACCTATTCCTACTCAGGTTGATAAATTCAGATGCACCTCTTGCCTCAGTTTCCTCACCCCTATAG GTTCATGGCTCTTTCCTAGCTTGGTTTCTCCAGATCCTGAGGAAGAAGTTTCATCTGGACCAG GAGGTAACTTTGAAAGCATAGGGACCAGAGAAGAAAGTCAAGTTGATAAAGCTCCAGCTCTCGCTCAGTCAGTTGATTACGTAGTAActaataaaaaggaagatgaTCATGCTGTAACACAGGCTCATCCTGAACTTAAAGCAGCAAATGATGAGAGAATGATTGTACAAGAGGAAACATTGTCTAGCAAGAAAG GAAATAACGTTGAAAACGTAGTGTTCAGAGAAAAAGAGACATTTCAAGTGCAGGAAACAGGAGATCATGAAGAAAGTCCAGTTGATAGAGCAACAGTTCCTGATCAGTCAGTTGATTATGCAGTCGCTGACAAAAATGAAGGTGATAATGCTGTAACATTGGCTCTCCCTTCACTTAAAATAACACGCGATGAGGGAGTAATTGCACGAGAAACAGCAGTAGCTGATCAAATGCAAAAGATCGATTATGCTGTGTCTGATTCAACGCCATCTCATCCTTCACTTAACACAACAATTGCCGAGGAAGGGGTTGTACCAGATAAGGGAGTGAAAAGCAAACAAG GAAACGAAATTGAGAGCATCAAAGTTGAAAAACCAGACCCGCTGCTAGATTCAGCTGAAACAATATATGATCGAGGAATTCAAGATGcttccataaaaaaaacccaagtTCTTGATCAGCTggttaattttgatatatggACTAATGACAAAGCCCTGGAAGCTAAAGTAGATTCTACCGAAGATTTGAGCATTGCTAAGGACAGCAGGAAAG AAAATACCGTGGAGAATATTGTAGTTGGAATACCATACACATCGCATGAGTCAAATGGATCAGTGCTGGATGTAGATAATCAAACTGCAACAGTAAACAAAGTGCAAGTTCAGAATCAGTCAAATGGATTAGCAGTATTATCGGAGTCTCAAACTGACACTAAAGTTAATTCAACACCAGGTCTTCCTTCTCTTGAAGCAATGATGGCTGAGACTGTAACAGATACGTTTGATGACAAAAAAG GTATTGATGATGAGAATGTTGTGATTGGAATTCCATACCCACCCTCAGAGCCAAAGAGGGGGCTGCTTGATCGATTTAGGCTACCTTTGTTGTTGAACAAAATTTCTGTTCCTGATCAGTCAGCTGCAGTTGCTAAAACAGAGATCCCAAAAACTCCAGAACCTGTAGAAGAAGCTACTGTGCTTGATTCTTCCCCAGTTTCTCCTTCCGTCGGAGCTCCAGCTGCTGAGAGAGTACCGTACAGTGCAGTTGGCAGTCGCGAAG GACCTGTGGCAATAACCGTTGATGATTCTTTGGATGAACAAGTAGAACCTGAATCAAGTAAGCTTAACAGGTGGGAAATTGTGAAAAGTATAGTTTACGGTGGTTTAGCTGAATCAATTACAAGCCTTGGCATCGTGGCATCTGCAGCAAGTGCCAATACCGCAACAG GGAACATTGTAGCTTTGGCGCTGGCAAACCTGATTAGTGGGCTTTTTATTCTTGGACATAAT TTGACAGGACTCAAGAGCGAACAGTTCAGAAGGACAGCTAATGAAGCAGACGATCGTGAACATGTAGACCGATATGAAGTAGTACTGGGAAGGCGTGAGAATTACATTCTACATTTTGTTCTCGCTATCTTCTCGTTCATACTCTTCGGCCTAATCCCCCCTCTCGTTTACGGCTTCTCATTCACCAAGAGCAATGACAAGGATTTCAAGCTTGCAGCAGTGGCAGGAGCATCTCTTTTATGCATCATGTTGCTTGCTCTTGGGAAGGCTTACATTCAGAGACCAAACAGGTGGGATGTGTACCTCAAAACAGTAGCATCTTACATCGTTATAGCTGCTGGGGCCGGAGGCTTCTCATACTTGGCCGGTGATTTGATTGGCAAGCTCATTAATAAATATGGTTGGTTTGAGCAAAGCCCTGCATTCA
- the LOC111806979 gene encoding uncharacterized protein LOC111806979 isoform X1, protein MNGDKHLPEVEPVMMEEEEEEDEERTVLLRKSFRQHAQSSISSTDSDEMFSGDSEGLKFVIRDEQQQHQQQQEEKKGTGYSNGSSRLEIGGGRPIYEAIPTDEIEAVTTRKPDAQNGTTIKFQLDPIPLAVANPPTKGAIEEQASYYTSLDNGTTGDRRVELRTENGNEVADLYLERIYEKPSSHNFYCPNCQACITKVIIRDREWVNNTVSAPIPTQVDKFRCTSCLSFLTPIGSWLFPSLVSPDPEEEVSSGPGGNFESIGTREESQVDKAPALAQSVDYVVTNKKEDDHAVTQAHPELKAANDERMIVQEETLSSKKGNNVENVVFREKETFQVQETGDHEESPVDRATVPDQSVDYAVADKNEGDNAVTLALPSLKITRDEGVIARETAVADQMQKIDYAVSDSTPSHPSLNTTIAEEGVVPDKGVKSKQGNEIESIKVEKPDPLLDSAETIYDRGIQDASIKKTQVLDQLVNFDIWTNDKALEAKVDSTEDLSIAKDSRKENTVENIVVGIPYTSHESNGSVLDVDNQTATVNKVQVQNQSNGLAVLSESQTDTKVNSTPGLPSLEAMMAETVTDTFDDKKGIDDENVVIGIPYPPSEPKRGLLDRFRLPLLLNKISVPDQSAAVAKTEIPKTPEPVEEATVLDSSPVSPSVGAPAAERVPYSAVGSREVEAGPVAITVDDSLDEQVEPESSKLNRWEIVKSIVYGGLAESITSLGIVASAASANTATGNIVALALANLISGLFILGHNLTGLKSEQFRRTANEADDREHVDRYEVVLGRRENYILHFVLAIFSFILFGLIPPLVYGFSFTKSNDKDFKLAAVAGASLLCIMLLALGKAYIQRPNRWDVYLKTVASYIVIAAGAGGFSYLAGDLIGKLINKYGWFEQSPAFNLSLPLPEMSLGKPAWGSS, encoded by the exons ATGAACGGAGATAAGCATTTGCCAGAGGTGGAACCGGTCATgatggaggaagaggaggaggaggatgaagAGCGAACTGTTTTGCTGCGGAAGTCATTTCGTCAACACGCCCAATCTAGCATTTCTTCCACTGACAGCGACGAAATGTTCTCCGGGGATTCCGAGGGACTGAAATTCGTCATTCGAgatgaacaacaacaacatcaacaacaacaagaagaaaaaaaag GTACTGGATATTCTAATGGATCTTCTCGGTTGGAAATTGGTGGTGGCCGTCCAATTTACGAAGCAATCCCCACTGATGAGATTGAAGCTGTCACCACAAGGAAACCAGACGCCCAAAATGGTACGACGATCAAGTTCCAGCTTGATCCGATCCCTTTAGCTGTTGCTAATCCACCAACCAAGGGGGCAATTGAGGAGCAGGCTTCATATTATACCTCTCTCGACAATGGGACTACTGGAGATAGAAGAGTGGAGTTGAGGacagaaaatggaaatgaagtgGCTGATTTATATCTTGAAAGGATATATGAGAAACCCAGCTCACATAATTTCTACTGTCCGAACTGTCAGGCTTGTATTACAAAGGTGATTATACGTGATAGGGAATGGGTAAATAATACTGTTTCTGCACCTATTCCTACTCAGGTTGATAAATTCAGATGCACCTCTTGCCTCAGTTTCCTCACCCCTATAG GTTCATGGCTCTTTCCTAGCTTGGTTTCTCCAGATCCTGAGGAAGAAGTTTCATCTGGACCAG GAGGTAACTTTGAAAGCATAGGGACCAGAGAAGAAAGTCAAGTTGATAAAGCTCCAGCTCTCGCTCAGTCAGTTGATTACGTAGTAActaataaaaaggaagatgaTCATGCTGTAACACAGGCTCATCCTGAACTTAAAGCAGCAAATGATGAGAGAATGATTGTACAAGAGGAAACATTGTCTAGCAAGAAAG GAAATAACGTTGAAAACGTAGTGTTCAGAGAAAAAGAGACATTTCAAGTGCAGGAAACAGGAGATCATGAAGAAAGTCCAGTTGATAGAGCAACAGTTCCTGATCAGTCAGTTGATTATGCAGTCGCTGACAAAAATGAAGGTGATAATGCTGTAACATTGGCTCTCCCTTCACTTAAAATAACACGCGATGAGGGAGTAATTGCACGAGAAACAGCAGTAGCTGATCAAATGCAAAAGATCGATTATGCTGTGTCTGATTCAACGCCATCTCATCCTTCACTTAACACAACAATTGCCGAGGAAGGGGTTGTACCAGATAAGGGAGTGAAAAGCAAACAAG GAAACGAAATTGAGAGCATCAAAGTTGAAAAACCAGACCCGCTGCTAGATTCAGCTGAAACAATATATGATCGAGGAATTCAAGATGcttccataaaaaaaacccaagtTCTTGATCAGCTggttaattttgatatatggACTAATGACAAAGCCCTGGAAGCTAAAGTAGATTCTACCGAAGATTTGAGCATTGCTAAGGACAGCAGGAAAG AAAATACCGTGGAGAATATTGTAGTTGGAATACCATACACATCGCATGAGTCAAATGGATCAGTGCTGGATGTAGATAATCAAACTGCAACAGTAAACAAAGTGCAAGTTCAGAATCAGTCAAATGGATTAGCAGTATTATCGGAGTCTCAAACTGACACTAAAGTTAATTCAACACCAGGTCTTCCTTCTCTTGAAGCAATGATGGCTGAGACTGTAACAGATACGTTTGATGACAAAAAAG GTATTGATGATGAGAATGTTGTGATTGGAATTCCATACCCACCCTCAGAGCCAAAGAGGGGGCTGCTTGATCGATTTAGGCTACCTTTGTTGTTGAACAAAATTTCTGTTCCTGATCAGTCAGCTGCAGTTGCTAAAACAGAGATCCCAAAAACTCCAGAACCTGTAGAAGAAGCTACTGTGCTTGATTCTTCCCCAGTTTCTCCTTCCGTCGGAGCTCCAGCTGCTGAGAGAGTACCGTACAGTGCAGTTGGCAGTCGCGAAG TTGAAGCAGGACCTGTGGCAATAACCGTTGATGATTCTTTGGATGAACAAGTAGAACCTGAATCAAGTAAGCTTAACAGGTGGGAAATTGTGAAAAGTATAGTTTACGGTGGTTTAGCTGAATCAATTACAAGCCTTGGCATCGTGGCATCTGCAGCAAGTGCCAATACCGCAACAG GGAACATTGTAGCTTTGGCGCTGGCAAACCTGATTAGTGGGCTTTTTATTCTTGGACATAAT TTGACAGGACTCAAGAGCGAACAGTTCAGAAGGACAGCTAATGAAGCAGACGATCGTGAACATGTAGACCGATATGAAGTAGTACTGGGAAGGCGTGAGAATTACATTCTACATTTTGTTCTCGCTATCTTCTCGTTCATACTCTTCGGCCTAATCCCCCCTCTCGTTTACGGCTTCTCATTCACCAAGAGCAATGACAAGGATTTCAAGCTTGCAGCAGTGGCAGGAGCATCTCTTTTATGCATCATGTTGCTTGCTCTTGGGAAGGCTTACATTCAGAGACCAAACAGGTGGGATGTGTACCTCAAAACAGTAGCATCTTACATCGTTATAGCTGCTGGGGCCGGAGGCTTCTCATACTTGGCCGGTGATTTGATTGGCAAGCTCATTAATAAATATGGTTGGTTTGAGCAAAGCCCTGCATTCA
- the LOC111806979 gene encoding uncharacterized protein LOC111806979 isoform X4, whose amino-acid sequence MIYVNYAYGTGYSNGSSRLEIGGGRPIYEAIPTDEIEAVTTRKPDAQNGTTIKFQLDPIPLAVANPPTKGAIEEQASYYTSLDNGTTGDRRVELRTENGNEVADLYLERIYEKPSSHNFYCPNCQACITKVIIRDREWVNNTVSAPIPTQVDKFRCTSCLSFLTPIGSWLFPSLVSPDPEEEVSSGPGGNFESIGTREESQVDKAPALAQSVDYVVTNKKEDDHAVTQAHPELKAANDERMIVQEETLSSKKGNNVENVVFREKETFQVQETGDHEESPVDRATVPDQSVDYAVADKNEGDNAVTLALPSLKITRDEGVIARETAVADQMQKIDYAVSDSTPSHPSLNTTIAEEGVVPDKGVKSKQGNEIESIKVEKPDPLLDSAETIYDRGIQDASIKKTQVLDQLVNFDIWTNDKALEAKVDSTEDLSIAKDSRKENTVENIVVGIPYTSHESNGSVLDVDNQTATVNKVQVQNQSNGLAVLSESQTDTKVNSTPGLPSLEAMMAETVTDTFDDKKGIDDENVVIGIPYPPSEPKRGLLDRFRLPLLLNKISVPDQSAAVAKTEIPKTPEPVEEATVLDSSPVSPSVGAPAAERVPYSAVGSREVEAGPVAITVDDSLDEQVEPESSKLNRWEIVKSIVYGGLAESITSLGIVASAASANTATGNIVALALANLISGLFILGHNLTGLKSEQFRRTANEADDREHVDRYEVVLGRRENYILHFVLAIFSFILFGLIPPLVYGFSFTKSNDKDFKLAAVAGASLLCIMLLALGKAYIQRPNRWDVYLKTVASYIVIAAGAGGFSYLAGDLIGKLINKYGWFEQSPAFNLSLPLPEMSLGKPAWGSS is encoded by the exons atGATTTATGTGAACTACGCATATG GTACTGGATATTCTAATGGATCTTCTCGGTTGGAAATTGGTGGTGGCCGTCCAATTTACGAAGCAATCCCCACTGATGAGATTGAAGCTGTCACCACAAGGAAACCAGACGCCCAAAATGGTACGACGATCAAGTTCCAGCTTGATCCGATCCCTTTAGCTGTTGCTAATCCACCAACCAAGGGGGCAATTGAGGAGCAGGCTTCATATTATACCTCTCTCGACAATGGGACTACTGGAGATAGAAGAGTGGAGTTGAGGacagaaaatggaaatgaagtgGCTGATTTATATCTTGAAAGGATATATGAGAAACCCAGCTCACATAATTTCTACTGTCCGAACTGTCAGGCTTGTATTACAAAGGTGATTATACGTGATAGGGAATGGGTAAATAATACTGTTTCTGCACCTATTCCTACTCAGGTTGATAAATTCAGATGCACCTCTTGCCTCAGTTTCCTCACCCCTATAG GTTCATGGCTCTTTCCTAGCTTGGTTTCTCCAGATCCTGAGGAAGAAGTTTCATCTGGACCAG GAGGTAACTTTGAAAGCATAGGGACCAGAGAAGAAAGTCAAGTTGATAAAGCTCCAGCTCTCGCTCAGTCAGTTGATTACGTAGTAActaataaaaaggaagatgaTCATGCTGTAACACAGGCTCATCCTGAACTTAAAGCAGCAAATGATGAGAGAATGATTGTACAAGAGGAAACATTGTCTAGCAAGAAAG GAAATAACGTTGAAAACGTAGTGTTCAGAGAAAAAGAGACATTTCAAGTGCAGGAAACAGGAGATCATGAAGAAAGTCCAGTTGATAGAGCAACAGTTCCTGATCAGTCAGTTGATTATGCAGTCGCTGACAAAAATGAAGGTGATAATGCTGTAACATTGGCTCTCCCTTCACTTAAAATAACACGCGATGAGGGAGTAATTGCACGAGAAACAGCAGTAGCTGATCAAATGCAAAAGATCGATTATGCTGTGTCTGATTCAACGCCATCTCATCCTTCACTTAACACAACAATTGCCGAGGAAGGGGTTGTACCAGATAAGGGAGTGAAAAGCAAACAAG GAAACGAAATTGAGAGCATCAAAGTTGAAAAACCAGACCCGCTGCTAGATTCAGCTGAAACAATATATGATCGAGGAATTCAAGATGcttccataaaaaaaacccaagtTCTTGATCAGCTggttaattttgatatatggACTAATGACAAAGCCCTGGAAGCTAAAGTAGATTCTACCGAAGATTTGAGCATTGCTAAGGACAGCAGGAAAG AAAATACCGTGGAGAATATTGTAGTTGGAATACCATACACATCGCATGAGTCAAATGGATCAGTGCTGGATGTAGATAATCAAACTGCAACAGTAAACAAAGTGCAAGTTCAGAATCAGTCAAATGGATTAGCAGTATTATCGGAGTCTCAAACTGACACTAAAGTTAATTCAACACCAGGTCTTCCTTCTCTTGAAGCAATGATGGCTGAGACTGTAACAGATACGTTTGATGACAAAAAAG GTATTGATGATGAGAATGTTGTGATTGGAATTCCATACCCACCCTCAGAGCCAAAGAGGGGGCTGCTTGATCGATTTAGGCTACCTTTGTTGTTGAACAAAATTTCTGTTCCTGATCAGTCAGCTGCAGTTGCTAAAACAGAGATCCCAAAAACTCCAGAACCTGTAGAAGAAGCTACTGTGCTTGATTCTTCCCCAGTTTCTCCTTCCGTCGGAGCTCCAGCTGCTGAGAGAGTACCGTACAGTGCAGTTGGCAGTCGCGAAG TTGAAGCAGGACCTGTGGCAATAACCGTTGATGATTCTTTGGATGAACAAGTAGAACCTGAATCAAGTAAGCTTAACAGGTGGGAAATTGTGAAAAGTATAGTTTACGGTGGTTTAGCTGAATCAATTACAAGCCTTGGCATCGTGGCATCTGCAGCAAGTGCCAATACCGCAACAG GGAACATTGTAGCTTTGGCGCTGGCAAACCTGATTAGTGGGCTTTTTATTCTTGGACATAAT TTGACAGGACTCAAGAGCGAACAGTTCAGAAGGACAGCTAATGAAGCAGACGATCGTGAACATGTAGACCGATATGAAGTAGTACTGGGAAGGCGTGAGAATTACATTCTACATTTTGTTCTCGCTATCTTCTCGTTCATACTCTTCGGCCTAATCCCCCCTCTCGTTTACGGCTTCTCATTCACCAAGAGCAATGACAAGGATTTCAAGCTTGCAGCAGTGGCAGGAGCATCTCTTTTATGCATCATGTTGCTTGCTCTTGGGAAGGCTTACATTCAGAGACCAAACAGGTGGGATGTGTACCTCAAAACAGTAGCATCTTACATCGTTATAGCTGCTGGGGCCGGAGGCTTCTCATACTTGGCCGGTGATTTGATTGGCAAGCTCATTAATAAATATGGTTGGTTTGAGCAAAGCCCTGCATTCA